ATCAGATCAAAATAGAATAAGAAAGaatggtaaaaatattttaaatgtaccTGAGATAGATtttatgttcttataaattatattttgtaactaaaacaatATTAGAAAAATCAATTCGATTgaattaaacaaacataaacaaaaccaaattaaaacaaaccaaacacaaacaaaactacAATAAAACTTAATCGAACACAATCCAAACTGAAATAAAATCGaacacaaatcaaaccaaactaatttgaaTTGACTTTGGTTATGAATTGACTTTGGTTAAGAGTTTCTTAGACCTtaataaaccaaaccgaacctaaacccgtagtttatttttttttaaacaaaacctAAACATGTAGTTAAACCGACATGATTACCCATAATAAAACCGAGTTATTACTGGCTTGATATCATTTttcaatactatatattttaaatagttatcATAAAAATTCACTCTACGCAAGACGCAAGACGCAAGACGTAGATTTTATCGCAGAAAATTTATTCTTGAAGCGGCTATCCAATCGAACCACATACCACACAAACATGCACTCGCCTTTATTCGTGGCgctatattttaattgaatgGCTAGTGAACAAACACAACCTTTTTGTTGACATTTGGAAAGATCGGTTATGGATACCATTTTTTCTACAAATTAAATGTCAATACCAACTATATGCCATTCTAAATATCTTAAGGAAAAAAAGTTCcaaactaaaacattaaataactTATATTGAACTATATATTAGAGATCTAATTTTATATAGTACCAGAATATTTTCTCACATAtgatcattaaattttattatcagAAAGTAGTATCTTTTGTAAAGACACTAGTTTCAATTtcacaacaaaataaaaaacatagaaGATGTACAAAATActtataaaactattaatttataaccaataaatttaacataataacaaaaagaaaaatatattcagACAAAAGATTAACGCTGTACGTACCTTGTCTCAATCCATTCACATAAATTGCTTACGTACAGTGGATATCTTAAGAATCAGTGTAGTGAGAGCAGAGAGAACTTTAACTAGCTAGTTTACAAAAAACTGAAGCTATTGATAGAGGATAACGAGCCCCATTTTGCAAACCAAGAAACCATACACAAATATAATGGTTACATCAATCTAATGCACTTCACAACATAGATTCATGATCCACGGTCATGTATGTAGTAGTCaacaatatattattcaaaaaacaacaaaaacctATTGAAtcaaataaagttttaaaaccCTTTTAGCTAGTGATGCAAAGGGTTTGGACCGCTAGGTACGATCCGGTCCTCATCATTATACCAAGATTCAGTTTCTTTTTCGGTCGAGCTTCTACGCTGACGTTGAGTACGATCTTTGTTCTTGAAAAACGGAGTAAAATCAAAATTACTTGCTAGAATTCTCTTATGACCGAGACCAGTGCCGGCTTTACGCTTGTACGAGGTCGTATGTgcaaaagaaacaagaagaaagacAAATAGCAAAGAGAGTATAAAGATGTGGAAAAGGAAACTACACGGTTTAGGGTGTTTCTTCATGGCCTTAAAGATGAAAtatatgaagaagaagcaatagAGCTCATGGAGACAGagacagaagagagagagagatgtataATAAGAGAAATtgtgagagaaaaaaaaaatgagatttCAGATTTAACTTGAAGGTTGTATTTTGTTAATCTCCAAGAAATTATATACAGCATGTGTCGAGTTTTTAAGAGAGCAAAGTACAGgttctttatttaatttataagatATGGTATGGAGTAATATTTGGcgtataaaaaaaaatatttggcgTATACGTGCGAGTTTTGTGTATATGATTTGTGAAACAAATTGAGAAAATGAGGCAAATAAAAGAGTATAAAAGGTTACTTAACGTTCAAGGGAGAATGGTGGTGGAGTGGTGCCATGAAAAGAGGCCAAATAGTCaaagttttgaatttattaCATTGTATTTGGTAAAGACCTAATTTCATTGGAGGATGAGCACATTATTAAACTTTACATCTTCgacgtgtatatatattatataatactaTTCCATATAGTTCAGACTTCAGATATATACGGGTTCTGCTTAAGCCGAGATTAACTTTtgtgtatatttatataagaaactatattcaaattaaatgagCTGTATAAGTAAGTTTGAGCAGTCCGACGTTTTGAATATTGCACATTCGTCCATAATGCACGGTGGTAGTTGACTTGATGATGACTTTCATGATATTACTTTTGCTGGTTTCATGACTTTATCAAATACAATAATGATATTAGATATTCCATCTGTTTCATAAAAATCGTcactttataattttaatgtaaattacATTTTATCTGTTTTCAAATGTAAATAGTTTTAGCAAAAAGAGTTTGTTTTACAATATAagtaatttacatattttaatgcatttttttcatttattggaTACTGTGTgaccaataaaataatattaggatttttataattgattgaattaattgattaaatgatatatttttatataacaacTTTCTAATATT
The Raphanus sativus cultivar WK10039 chromosome 1, ASM80110v3, whole genome shotgun sequence DNA segment above includes these coding regions:
- the LOC108857705 gene encoding CLAVATA3/ESR (CLE)-related protein 11-like; the encoded protein is MKKHPKPCSFLFHIFILSLLFVFLLVSFAHTTSYKRKAGTGLGHKRILASNFDFTPFFKNKDRTQRQRRSSTEKETESWYNDEDRIVPSGPNPLHH